Proteins encoded together in one Solirubrobacterales bacterium window:
- a CDS encoding acyl-CoA dehydrogenase family protein, producing the protein MDFGFNDEQQAIKETAREMLAKRSPLEKVRQAAEARAYDDALWAEIRSLGWPGIAIPEDHGGQGLGMVELAILCEELGYACAPAPFLSNASAGLFIDQAGTDEQRQRWLPGIASGELRGAAAFEPRSNALVPDAAGATVLVLNDGDRAVLVEAGDAEIEPIELVDATRLYARVQDTDGDRLPGDVEAAADRSLVALAAELTGIAQRAMEFAIDYAKERQQFDRPIGAYQAVSHRCAGMLYDVEEARSLTYYAAWCADDEPESLALAGSMAKARASDAAWRVTNDALQVLGGIGFTWEHDLHFLLKRAKVGGELLGDPRLHRERVARLAGMGAVATPA; encoded by the coding sequence CGCGAGATGCTGGCCAAGCGCTCGCCCCTGGAGAAGGTCCGCCAGGCGGCCGAGGCTCGAGCCTACGACGACGCCCTCTGGGCCGAGATCCGCAGCCTCGGCTGGCCCGGGATCGCAATCCCGGAGGACCACGGGGGCCAGGGGCTCGGCATGGTGGAGTTGGCGATCCTCTGCGAGGAGCTCGGCTACGCCTGCGCGCCGGCGCCTTTCCTGTCCAACGCCTCGGCGGGCCTGTTCATCGATCAGGCTGGAACCGACGAGCAGCGGCAGCGATGGTTGCCCGGGATCGCCTCGGGTGAGCTGCGAGGTGCGGCCGCCTTCGAGCCCCGAAGCAACGCGCTCGTCCCGGATGCCGCGGGTGCCACGGTGCTGGTCCTGAACGACGGAGATCGCGCGGTCCTGGTGGAGGCGGGTGACGCAGAGATCGAGCCCATCGAGCTGGTGGATGCGACTCGCCTCTACGCGCGGGTCCAGGACACGGACGGCGATCGGCTCCCAGGCGACGTCGAGGCGGCCGCGGACCGGTCGCTGGTGGCGCTCGCTGCGGAGCTCACCGGGATCGCGCAGCGGGCGATGGAGTTCGCGATCGATTACGCCAAGGAGCGCCAGCAGTTCGACCGCCCGATCGGCGCCTATCAGGCCGTATCGCACCGCTGCGCCGGGATGCTCTACGACGTAGAGGAGGCGCGGTCCCTCACCTACTACGCCGCCTGGTGCGCCGACGACGAGCCCGAGTCCTTGGCTTTGGCGGGCTCGATGGCAAAGGCGAGGGCCTCAGATGCCGCCTGGCGGGTGACCAATGATGCACTCCAGGTGCTCGGCGGCATCGGCTTCACCTGGGAGCACGACCTCCACTTCCTGCTCAAGCGAGCCAAGGTCGGAGGCGAGCTGCTCGGCGATCCTCGCCTCCACCGCGAGCGCGTCGCCAGGCTCGCCGGAATGGGCGCCGTGGCGACGCCGGCTTAA